The nucleotide sequence tttttttccttttatttgtgTCTGTTTTCTAAGTGGTGGGTTGGAAAATAAATTACTATTAGTATTAAGTAAAAATAGCTATTGGTACAGAAATAAGGTGTTCATATAAATGTTCGTTTAATGCGAATTGCCTTATATCTTGTTTTTGCAAGGGAGATAATTGAATTACGCAAAAAATAGTAAAAATTGTCCTTTccgtacatatttatgtttgtattgcaatatatatgggAATTAAATCTTAAGTTACTATTAGTATGGGGACGAAGAGATATTGTTACGGATATATAATGTCTGTATAAAATCTTGGGATAAATCGATAGatatatatactattataatattttctctcttgCGGCGTCTCCCGCATCACCGCGGCGTCCCACTCGGGACTCCCGCTTTCAGCAGTCACGAGGGTCTACGGTTTAATATTTAGGTTGTTAGGGAAGCAATTTCtctagtgtatttatattgtaatatttataatatttagattGCTAGATTGCTGTGTATTTAAcctgtaatatttatattttattttaataaggcatACGCAGTGGAAGCTCGCTTAGCGgagtattttaattgtttttctaaTGTGCGATGTAataagtgtatttatattttattgagatatcCCGTATCTcgcaaaaatttaaaaacatgtcttATAACGGATCCGATCTTGTTCGGCGGCATTAACAGTAGACGGCGATCAATTTTAACAGAGATATTGTTATATGCTGCTATTATACCTGCACTTATTTCTAGTCTTTGGGCCGCGTGTTGAGGGCATATGAAGAATAAATGTTCGAAGGTGTCTGGGACACTGCATTTGGGGCACAGAACAGTTTCGTAGCTATCACCGTGTAACCTAGTCACCCCTAAGCGCATACGCGTATATGCCCTATCTTCTTGCTTAATGGTGCTATAGATATGGATCTTATGGCTGGGGTTAGTGATAAGTGGTAAATCATGCTCAGTGCAGTATTTTGACCATTTGTAGTCCTGTTCATTGTACGCTTTTTGGTTTATAATGGCTATAATTTCGCGTGCGCTGGGTTTTAGTTCAGAGAGTAGGCCGTCTTGGGATCCTAACTTGGCAAGTTTATCTGCGTATTCATTGCCCGGGATGCCTACATGACTAGGTATCCATATAAGTTTAagagatatgtttttattagtcaGTTTTGTGATACCTTTTAGAGCTGCGTATATCAAATCTGGTCGCGTTTTCGAGGATCCTGCGTGTAGTGCTTGCAATGCGCTAAGAGAGTCGGTTAAAATCGCGTAGTTTGTCTGTTCGTGCGTGTTAAGCGTGTTAAGCCACCTTACTGCGTCATTTATTATTGCTAGCTCGCAGGCAAATATGGAAAGttctttttaagttttaatctgtTGTGGTGGATAATGGCATTTTGAGGGTTGTATACTACGTACGCAGCGCCGGCTAATTTTAAATCCTCGTTTTTACTACCGTCTGTGAAAATCTGTGTATACCCGccgtatgtattatttatgtaatttaaggcTATGGTTGCGCTATTGGAGTcgatttcggattttttaatCAGTGTTGATAGATGAAAGTCGATTTCAGGTTTTACTATTTCATTAAGGCTGTAGTAAGTAGGTGGTTGGAGTTCAATTTCGTTAattttatagtataaattaaGCGCTCGGACATTTTGCGCGTACGGGTCTCCAATGCGACTTTTAGGTTTTCGGTAGGCCGGGTCTTCGGTGACCTTTGAGTTGATCGGTAGGTTGTTTTCCATAGGATTAGTGCTCGCGTAAtacttcatttgatttatttgcctTTGATGGTCCAGGTCAAGCATTCCACACTCGAGATGGATAAGAACGGTGCTTGTGGTTTTACGTGTGCCCGTGATTATTTTGAGTGCCGTGTTTTGGATAACTTGTAGCTTTTTAAGTAGTTTATCGCTGGCTGAGTTATATGCTATGCTTCCGTAATTTAtctttgcccagatagtggctttgtAAATACTCATCAGTGCTTTCTTGTCTGTGCCCCAGTTATTTTTTGGATGCATTTGAGAAAATTAAGATCTTTCTGGCAGCGCACTGTTAATTTGAGGATGTGTTCTTCCCATGTTAGgtatttatcaaatgtcattCCTAGGAAAGTAATTTTGTCGAGGTACGGGAGCGTAGCGCCACATAGTGTTAATAGCGGAAGTTCTGTgatttttttagaagttgttttggATGCGCGGTTAGAAAAAAACAATTGCTTGAGTTTAGAGGGATTAATTTGAAAGCCGTATGATGCACTCCAAGTTTCTATAGCAGTCAGGgcgttttgaattttatcaattgcTAGTTTAGGCGACCATGAGGTAGTCCATATGGCACTGTCATCTACAAAGAGGGAAAGATCAATTAGGCctgttttattttgtgcattatgCTTATGAATCGTGCGTTCTAGCGAGTTCATTGTAACGGAGAATAATATGGGGGAGAGAACACTTCCCTGGGGGCAGCCGTTTGTTGTCTCGACCGTTTCGGAAGTCGCGTCATGTAGTCTTACTTTTATTTTCCGCGTTGTGAGGAAGGCTGCGAGCCATTTGAGCATGGTGCCCTCTATACCTAGTGTATGTAGCATAAGAATCGCATGTTCATTCCATAATTTATCGAACGCGGCAGTGAGATCTAAGAAAACGGCTGCTACCGATTGGCCTAGATTTTGAGCTCTTCTGATGTCGGCTTCATGGCGCACTATATGGTCTTCGCACGAGTGGTGAGCTCTACACCCTGATTGATTTTTCGAAAttaggttgtgtttttcaagatAAGCGCATAATCGGGGTTTAATCATTTTTTGTATTAGATTTGTGAATGTTGATGTTAACGAGATCGGCCGGTATGAGGCTGGAGATTCTTTGGGTTTATTAGGTTTGAGGATCGGTATAATTGTTGCCTCATGCCATTCATCAGGGAGGGTGCCTTCGGCCCACGATTTATTGTATAAGGCGAGGAGCTCTTGTTTTGCAGAGAGAGGGAGTTGTTTCcgtattttgtaatgtatattatCATCACCTGGCGCGCCATTTTTACAAGTCAGTTAGACTGTTTCTAGTTCGAATAAGCTAAAAGGCGAATTGTATTTGTGAGTTTTGGTCTGTGTATGAAATTCGAGCCATTCTGGAAATTCATTTTTAGTTTTAGGTTTTCGCGCAATGAAGGCTCGAGAGTAGCCTTCGTCGCTGCTTACCGTTTGGTAGTGGTGTACTAAGGCCGTAGCTTTATCGGCGTTTGTTAcaagtatttcattattgatgCGGAATATCGGAGTTATAGGACGCGGTCTGCCTTGCATACGGTGTACTTGAGACCAAAGTTCTTTGCTAGTGGTTTTATACGAAAGATTGTTACAGAACTCTTTCCAGCTATctagttttgcttttttaattacttgttttacCGTAGCGCGGGCTTctttaagtttttcatatttggGACCCGTTCTGATTCTGATGCATTTTTTCCTGCATTTTTCGCGGTATTTAATAGCGGTTTCACATTCCTCGTTCCACCAAGGTACAGAGCGTTTAATTTTTTTAGGGTTTTTGTTGGCTATGGGAATAGAATTGTCTAGCGCTGTCGTGAGTTTATTTAGATAGGAATGGAAGTGAGTGTTAGAGTCAGTATTATCTTCGTTGGGCAGAAATTCGTTATTGCATTGAACTTTAAAGTTATTCCATTGATCAGGTGTAGCCTTATGGATTTTCCACTTATGTTGTATTGACGGAAGGGTGTGttcaattttcagttttaaattcacCACGATAGGGAGATGGTCGCTACCAAATGAATTGTCGAGTACATTGAAGTCGCTTATCGCTTGTAATTTAGCTGATATAAGGGCGAGATCGATCGCGCTGTCAGAATGGCCGGCGCGGTCGGCCAGTCTCGTGACCTGTCCGTCGTTTAAGAAATTGAGGCTTGTGTTATTTAGTAATTTTAATAGATTTTCCGCATGATCATCACATCGTGGATCGCCCTCGGGGTTCCAGCAAGGGTGTTTGAGGTTAAAATCGccaatgataatattgttttgtgtATGGTCTAAAGAGTGAAAAAAATTGAGTAGTTTTTGAGAGTATTTTCTACAGTTTGAGCGTATACACATTGGATACGAAAGGACAGGTTTTTATCGAGGTAGAGTGTGATAGCACACGACTCAATCGGGCAATCTTGGTTAATCTTGATTTCAGTAAATGGGATTCCCAATTTTACATATATAGCTACCCCCGTGGCCGTTGCCTTTTTTCCTTCTATTGATCTCACGGGTTCTTGGTATCCTTTTAATTgaacttgtttatttttgcttcTAAAGTTTGTTTCTTGGATGCATACAACATGTAtctcattattatttacataattttggaGCTCATACAATTTGTTATTGGTATCATGACAGCCAACAcctcgggcgttccacgacattACGGTAAGATTTGAAGTAATATTTGGTGCTGTCGTAGCCATTGAGGGGCTTGTATTGGGAGATTGTACAAGCTTAAGGGGTTGTTCTATTAATATAAACCGTACGCGTGGCGGAAGTATATCGGGAACGGCGGCGCGAGCGCTTGCCTTCTGTGATGGCTATGTCGCATGATGATAGGATTCGGGCGGTACCGGTTCAGATTAAGGTTTTCCTATGGATGTGTAGAGGCGAGCTCTCATGGTTTTTTGGTTGCCAGTAGTGACGTTGGAGTTGTGTGCGTCgtggtgtttgttgttgttgttgtttggggGTGACCGGGTTGTTTGCGTTAATAGTTTGGTTGTGGGTTTTTGCTtgctgtgattgttgttgttgtgtgagAGGAGGGTTCATGACCTGTTTTGGTTTTGTGGGTTGAACGGGCGTTGGTGATGGTTGCACGGGCGGTGTTAATTTGATGTTGAGTTGCTCAGCCTCTCTTTCAGGGAATTTATTTTTGAGAATAGTTAGTATTTCTGCTTCAGATTTACCTACCAGTTGTTTAGCAatcacaatgccgcctactgcgccgctttgattaatttaacaaaaatatatacgtgggcaggtcagataactatgtccatttaaagcttattactttccttgactttgttttttcgacactataccttgaaggatgatgttcaccttgaaattttaccactcaaaatgtgcagctccatgagatacacatgaatgcaaaatatcaaggtgctatcttcaatatttaaaaagctatggccaatgttaaggttttagaacgacgcctacggcggacggcggacgacgagctggctatggcaATAGCTCGgagtttctccgaaaacagcctctttaaaaaactaacaaaaagaAAACTTACATAAGGATACACACGCTTAGAACAAAACGAGATTAACGGTATAACTAGATTAACGAAAATCAACCATTACGTTTATCATGTATGAAAATATTTCCGCATAAAAACATCAATACTATAACATATATCTTTGTATCTTTAGATTCAATACAAACTATGTGTTTTGATGAAAACAGATTATCCGTGTTCAATTAAAGTTTACATTCACTTGTCCAGTAAAAAACACGAGCAATTATACATTCACATGAGAAGTAGTTTAATAAATTCACATAAAACAACTGCACTTTATTTCTTATTTGTGAATGCAACAATAGCGTTATTGAAGACATTTTAAAAACAGGAATGAACACAGATATGCACCATTTTTATCGATAAGTGCAAAAATGTGTTCAATACTTTTTGATCAATATTACAAATCGCAACAATGTTTCTACTCAACAAGGAAAACAAGAATATGATCGATACATTTACAGCAATTACAACAATACCAGTGGACTTTCAGTAACTGCCAGTAACACATATATTCATTCAGTGCAAATGCGTTAACAATACCAACCATAAACCAAGTGAACATTTAGATAAGAAGATGAGatacaaatgacacaaacacactttatttcctaacatgcatacgcaaataaacaaaagtCACATTTCCACATACGTCGACAAAATGAGTTACtacaaatgttctaaaaagaaatatatgcatAACTTGAAATTATACCGCTGGTTTCCAAGCGCAATacgtacatattttgttaagatatatacaatatagcaaaattactttacataactttattttgcaaactaaTGTTATCTATGCGAAGccgattgaaattttgtataaagTGTATCGAAATTTATTGTTTCGGTAAAGTTTACAGCCTACTGTAAACAAATCTTTTGTAAAATTGTGcacatttttaaaaagtgaaacAAACGTCTGAAAGTCAAACATCAATTACTGAACAAATCACTATTACGAtaagttgtataattttcaagttCTTGGCAACAATAATCGGAGATTCGTTAAAGATAATATGTACTCAAAAGGTATAAATAAGTGTTGTCCGCGCCTCGTTACTGATCTATTGATCATCGTTAACGTTTTACAtcataattctaacataaatagCATATTCGTTGATAACTCGACTCCCTTCCATTCTCATCCTCATGCGAACATCCGTTATAACCTCGTGCATTCGTCTCTCTAATGCCTGCATAATCGCATCGGTATCGTCAACCTCCCAGTTCTCATCCGTACAGATTTCCAATCTGTTCATGAGCATGAGCGTTAGCAACTCCAGCTCTATTCTCCTCCCGCTGTACCATCGTAATGGTTCAGGGTGAGCTACGATGCATTGTCGTATCTTTGGAAGTCTTAGTATCACCCTAGGACCTTCATTGAGCATATCTGTAATAGTTGATATCCATGTGCGTTGCTGTTCCCTATCCAGTCCAGAGGTTGCCATCAAATTCCTTTCTGGAATCATATAGTATGGTAGCTCTAAGGTGACCAATGCAACTCTAAGCGCATCCAATGCTTCATGCAACCACTGCAAAATACTTTTGTTATGAAACGAGGCTTGAGGATTATTTTCCGCCATCCATAAAACgatgtttttcaatgtgtacGATGTAACTTCTTTCTTACGTGGTTGTAATACATCgttctttatcattttcaataaaacatacaatttagttTGAGTGTCATTAAGATTGCTAATTAGTTCGATCTCACCGGCGTTAAAACACACtctccattcaacatgttgatattcaCTTCCTTTTAATCCAACAGGCGTAAGAAATGCTCCAAGTGATACGACGTACTTAACGACTTCCGTTGGCGGCCAGTGGCGAGGTCTTGCGGCCCATTTTGACAGAATGTTGGGGCAGTAGTAATGTAATGCATGTACTTTGTCACGGTGCAAGTTTCCCATTTCTGTAGTAGGAATTGACGGTCCCGCTCGCTCATGCCGCACCTCGCCCTCAACCAAGTCTTCGTTCGACCAGTTATTAACAAACAAGTCACTGCTCAAAAGTTCGCGACCATATCCGTCATCACAAAACGCATCATTTACTTGCCTGATAATTGTTGTACCGCGTCTCTCCAGTAGCAATCTACAGTGACCATGGTAACTCCTGCGGCTGAGTGATCTCAACACGGTTATCTCCCCAGGAAATGCACTTGACTTTACATCATCTTCTTAACAGAATACTCTATTATTTACAGCCATTATATCATGATCACTTTCTAGGAAGCTGCTCAGCCCCTCACCTTTGCTACCCGTAAACATATACGTTAGCGTTCCATTTTCCTTTCCAGTCATCAGCTTGCCATGCTCCCGGTATGCGTCTCTCCGAGCCTGTATGATCTCCTGTCCGTAACCGAGCCAGCTCAGTATAGTACATGTCTCAACGGAGGCATTTTCCCACTGAATCTAAAAAACGTTTCAATTAGAAACACGCTACATGTCATTATTTTACGGCCATACCATTCGatgtattatcaatttaaaagtattatcttgtgaaaatatattaaaatttcgtGTGTATGTTCTCAGTGAAAAATCCAATAGTCGGTACAAGTATTGCCAaccatgaattaattaataaattgaattaaggGGATCAAAATAAagacactgaaaatataaacgGTAATCAACGGCGagttgatatatatttatgacatctattcataaacatataaaacatataatatttaaatctCTATTATCTGAAATAAAAATGCGGAACGAATAATGTTATAACTATTGATAATAAACTAAATTGCTATGGTTTAAGCTGCATAATTTAACGAAATTATAtaaactttaattgttatgtttgtaaatacaatatcttgatgttaaaatagttatttaataatttaaaagaaaactgtGAAAAACGTTTGCCAAAAAGTAGGGTCGTACTTTGGCACGTGCAGACACTGATAAGTGGATTTAAGAAGATTCATGAGAACgaatgtattcatttttaatgtttcacatttattACAGAAGTAAAGTATTTAATTTGGGACCAATTATTAATATACAGTATAAATTTACCGTTGTTCTTTTTTCTAAAGATGTTAACGTATATCTGCCTTTAGTTATGCAAACATTAACCATCTAGATTGAAATGTCATTAGGAAATATAATAGGGGTAGGGGAAACTCAGACATCTAAACGGGAAAACAATGCGTCAATTGTCATTGTGTAGTGGACACAAACTGCACTCGACTTATCATCTTACCAGGTCTTGTTTGCTGGACACACTGCCCTGTCTTCGGAATCTTTCCGGTTCATCAGGTCTTGTGCCACTTTCAGCCATCCATACAGTGCTGACGTGAGATATtcgataaatataggatcttgaaTGATTGGGCGTTtcgtattgaatttattaaactcgtcatctaaataaagataaaaacgaggttTGTCCAGTTGTTATCTTTATTTAGGTGGCgagttaaataaattcaatacaaaatgaccacgaatctaagattctattgataacatgaccaacaaatattctctttgttttatgctcttttcactgtttattaacattgtaaaagaggttaactgaagaaattcgctggaataatgatgtcatttcgtcacaaatatgacgtcatttcacagttatataactagtgtaataacacccgtgtaataaacaaaattgagcattacgttatttcactcctgcaGCGTAGGCCATGTTATAAGCTTATATGGACAATAATATGTGTACTAGTTCGGGTAATTgtcatgaaattaaaaaaaaaatacattaacaagatCACGAATACGCGTGCATGTTCTTAATACATATAAACTGATCATAGCTGACACGTTGCATTACATAAATAAGTTAAGGTTATGTTATGTAAAGTTAACAATACtgattttcaataaaatgcaaataagatGGCTTCTGCCCGTGTAAAATACACGTCGTATATGAAACCTGCCTTACCTTATACACCACAATTGATTTATTAGCCTAGTCAGGTAATATGACGGTTAAATGACTcaagttaaataaataacattacgtCTCCAATATACCTGGGCGAGGAAAATGAATAGTTTTCCAAAAGAAAAATTCGTTCAACGGCCTCTTATTTATCCCAATCTTTCAAATAAAAGGAAGAAAAATAGAAGTTAATATAGAATTTTAAATTACTGATATTGTAACATACACTGCATGGTGTGTTCGATGCCACGAACTTAACTAGTAGCAAAATAATACACTTGATGAAGTGGGAACATTTATTGCTACTTTTGTCGTTAATGTATTTTCCTTTTACTTATCTGCGTTAATGTACAAAATTAAGTTAAAGTcattatatat is from Dreissena polymorpha isolate Duluth1 chromosome 14, UMN_Dpol_1.0, whole genome shotgun sequence and encodes:
- the LOC127857086 gene encoding uncharacterized protein LOC127857086 isoform X3, with protein sequence MCMRSAYRLICTVWMAESGTRPDEPERFRRQGSVSSKQDLIQWENASVETCTILSWLGYGQEIIQARRDAYREHGKLMTGKENGTLTYMFTGSKGEGLSSFLESDHDIMAVNNRVFC